The Fusarium falciforme chromosome 4, complete sequence genomic interval GGATTTGACTGTGACGTTGTGAGCAGTGTTTTTAGTCTCCCGGGTTGTCCAAGAATACCTCTCGTGCAGATATGCAATCCAGAATAGTTGGCATTCCCGTGCCCCCAAGGTTCCCTGCCTTCAGCAAATCAGCAGTCAGTCGCGTGGAAAGAGGACTCAGGATGGCGTACAGGGGGACTAAGATCAAGATGGTGCAACAAGCCCGATGGCTTACTTGCCACGCATCATATACCCTAATTTTAGCAGAATAGAACACTCTGAGGCACGCATTCTCGTCAGCAAAAGCCTTACTTGTCCAGATAAGCACATACCCCATCAGTAGTAGACACTCCACGTTGCTCCAGTTTGCGCATTCCAGATCGCGAAACATCTCGTTTGCCAGATTGAAGAAACCGATACCGACGTCATGTTCAAAGCTTGAGCACCAGTCTTCGTGCCCAGAGTAGTAGGCGGCAATAGAACCTATGGCACAGACAAGCAGCACAGTGCATGTGCTATGGTCCTTTGCGAAGTTTATCTGCAAAGCCTTGCTGAGGATGTCGGAGTAGAATACGTTCTCGTCTAAGATGAGGCAAGACGGATGGAAGTGCTCAAAGTACGACTTCGTCAAGAGGTGCACATCTGATAAAGACAACCCTGAAAGCCAAGAACGATCTCTTGACAACATCTCGAGGCGGCGGGGTGGTGCCGTTGACTGGGACATCTTAGATCGCTTTATCTCGAGATGCATGGGGTATTGCAGATCAGGCTCGCTCAGTTGAAGGGGGGAACATGGCCAGGTAAGCAAGTGTTGCGGAGCCGTCGAGTGTCTCTGCGAGAGGGAGAGCTCCTCCCGGATCCGGCCCGTGTCAAGAAACGGGGTTGGAGCTGCGTAAAGGTCTCCACCCCCGAAGTTCATGGGACTGAAAGTAGCAACCTGGGTACTGGGACTAGAAGCCGTAGCCGGAGCCTCGTGGGCTGCCCGAGCCATAAAGCTTCTGGACTGTCCTTCAGTTTGCCGAGCAAATGCAGTCAAGATGTCTAATTTCTCATCCATGCGTTTAAGTGTCCCTTCCAACTCGGCAACCGAAAGATTCTTTCTAGGGGCGGCATTTCGTCAGATGCCTGTCACATCAAGGGGATCGGTTAGAATGCTGGCCTACTTTGCAGCAACTGTTTCGACGTAGCTGCAGTCCAAGCCAAGGCGAGCGCAGCGCCCACAGGATGGCTTATTCTCGTCGCATTTGGTCTTTCGTTTTCGACAAGCATCGCAAGCCTTTCTCGTGTCAACAGATGAGCAACGGCATGAGAGCGGTTGAGGCCGACATTGAGAGCTAATCGTCGGGAAGGGTTACCAGAGCCTTGAGCCTGGCCCGAATGGCCTGCCACTCCCCCCCACAACGACATTGGCTCTGTAGGTCGTTATGCGGTGACTAGTCGAAAAATGTTGAGCTGGTCGCTTGTTGGGCTTAGACCTGTCGAACCTAGAGGTCAGTTTGCTGACGCATTACCACCGGTGTCATgacggaagaagaagagtcgATACGCGCTTCCCCCTTTCTAGCCATGCCCTGAAAACTGGGCACGTGACTTCACACGTGGTGCAAGCTCCGCAACCTGACTGTAGAAGTGCCTAGCATGACTATCTTCAGTTGTTGCTGACCTCCCTATACTGCTCCATTACTTCAGCCACAATATCTGAGTAGCTGGCACTCATAATTTCCATCACATTCCCTCATTTATCCGTGACATAGGCAGCTTTGTGGGATTGTGAACAGGGCATATCCGGCCCAACCTTTCTGCCACCCCGACTCACTATTTTCTCGACCACAACATCTACATCCTCAATTGCCAGAGCCATATGGAAGTATCCACCTCGCCTGTACTGGAGCTCAAAgttgccctcctcctcctgtgTTGGGTCTTGAAACTGGAAGAGCTCCAAGTCTGCGGGGCCTCCAGGGTCAGCACCAAGGAGAGCCAGCCGCATCCACTGGCAACTAGGTGGGTAGATTGTAAAAATGGAGTCATCCGGCGTCTTGGATCGATCCAGTGTTAACGCAGGTATTAGGAGGGTTAGGTTGAAAACCTCTGAGCACTACTCAATTGCgtcgtcaagatctgggacaGCTATTGCCACATGGTTCACTCTGAAGCTAAAGCACTGGGTgagaaatactaataatagaagtaaataaaggtaagGTGTACTGAAGCTTCGACATCTTTGAGATGCTAGTATGTTTGCAGGCGAGTTAGCAGTGGCACGCTTGCAGAAAGGTGCCTACAGTAATTGCGAAGAAGAGGCCAGGTAATGGATGGCTCAAATATTATGGGTAAATGATGAAGTGTGTGAAGACCTCTACTAAGTGCCGCGGTATCCGTGGTTTCCGCGGGGTTTAATACCATTACTCTCAACCTCGCAAAAACTGACATTCGAGAATACAGATCACAAATGAAGCTACTGGAAAGAACAAATAACCGCGTTATTAATCCGTATTTTAAATGTTTCCATTTCTTAGATCAGACTTGACATGATCCTGACATTAGCTAGTTGCTTTTGAGTTGCTGAGACCGTAAACCACAAATAACTATATCAACAAAAACTAGGCGGTCAAGCACCCAAGGTCAAGCAAAATAGTGCGGCCCTTCATGCAGATTGATTTCTAGATAGGGTTGAATGGTAGTGTGAATCATTGGCAACCTATCTATACTTAAACCAGCCTGCTTACACACCCATTTCAGGAGTGCTGGCGCAACTCAGAGGTCCATCACTGGTTATTTGCCCATTTTATAGCAAGACGTCTCGAAATAGCATGAGTTGCTACCGACTAAGTAATTCAGATGCGTCTCAACCGCCCGAACCTTCATCCATTGTTTCTGAGAACGCCTTGTGGGTTCGGCGTTTACCTAATCTGGTTCAAGATGTTGTTGGTCGACACCACGGCTGAAGGATCAGCTGGAATGCTAGGATACAGGCATGACGTAGGGCTCTATTTAGTGACAAGGTGTTGGTCCCATCCTTGTCACCATCCCATTCTCCAGTGTGCTGTTCCGTATTTATTGGCTGTGCAGACCAACAGCAGCTCATGGCTAGTTTCGCAAATTGCAGGGGGACCTGGTTGGTCCTTTGATAGGAATGGAGAAAAGAGGTCCATCCCCCAACCGCAACTCTCTTTCTGCTTCTTACTAAAGCCATCTCACTTTTCGATGCCATGGCAAAGCTCAAAATGATGTTTGTCACTCTTTtcccccttcttctctggGTGGTTCTGGCAGTCGCCCAGACATCGGACCCTGACACGTTCAGAACCAAGCGACTACCCGTGCAGCCTCCTGCATTGGACCAATACACCTCACAAGGCTGTTTCAGTAAGCTTCCGAGCCAATTCACCTTCTTTCGGCGGACAAATATGGCCCCAAATTGGTGCTATCACCAATGCAAGGGCCGGCAATACAGTGTTATGCTCATGAACGGCGATAAGTGCTACTGCGCCGACAAGTATCCAACCGAACGGTCACTACTCCCTGAAGAACGATGCATACTACCATGTTCCGGCAAACACCATTGGGTGTGTGGTGGTCCAGGAGCCTACAGCGTCTACAATCTGGGCATCAAGTTGGACATCGAGCAtgagcctcttcctcccccaCGGTCTCAGGGCACCGTCGCAGTAACTGGGCAGCAGCCTAAGCGACTTGCAACTTCCCACCAGTTCGTCTCGCAGGGATGTTTCAAGCAGCTTCCCAAGGGCGCAGTTCGTACGCCGTTGCGCGCGCGCAGCACAAGTGATTTTCTCAAGTCCTGTACCAACCTTTGTCGGATCAGGAGCAAAACGATTGCCATGATCCATGGCTCTGAGTGTCACTGCGCCACTACCTACCCACCTAAGACGGCATTGGTTGACGATGAGTCTTGTGGGATCCCATGCCGTGGCAGCACTGATCATATGTGTGGTGGCCATTCATTTATGTACACTGCGTACCTCACCGGGCTCTCGCAAAAGGTCAAGCATCAGGTTGGAACTGTCGACGGTCCTTCTGAGCAGAGTCCCTTTATGGAGCTGACCTTAGTCCGGATGACATACCACGGCTGCTACAACTCGCGCCCCAGGGAGTTTACCCGACGACCCAAGGGCAGGGAATCAACCAACACGGTTACTAGCTGTCCTCGGTACTGCAGACGCATGGGAAAGCCCGTTGCGTTGATGTATGAACAGAGTTGCTTCTGCTCGGACACATATCCCAAGAGAAGCTCCAGAGTGAAGGACCGGCAATGCGATATCCCATGTCCTGGATATCTGCCACAGGCCTGCGGCGGACGCGAGGCTCTCCTTAGCGTTATGAATACGGGGTTGCAGCCTCTCGTCGCCGATGACAAAGAGGATCACGAGTTGCCAAAGCTACCGTTCTATGGTTGTTTCAATGACACACCAGCGAGTTATAAGACCGTAGACCATAGGTCTTTCAACCGCGAGACTCAGGGAGATTCTTGCACATACGCATGCACTGCAAATGGATATCCTGTCGCACTAAGACAGGGTGGCGGCTGCCATTGCTCTCGCTCATAcccgccgccatcatcacggGTCAATGAAACGCAGTGCCGGTTTGAATGTCCATTTGATGCCCGTGAGATGTGCGGTGGCCCCCTCGTGTACAACGTCTATCGTACGAGGCTAGACTGGGCTGTGGATGATGAACTAGAGGATCTGAGCACTTCTGCAGTGACGAGACCTTGGAAGTGTTCCCATCCGGTTATACAGCAGGTCAAGAAAACCGCCTCCTGGATTATGAGTGGGGCTATGGTCATCATCTACCGTATCGAATGGGCTTTGTACGTAGTTTTCTGGGAGGTGAAGCGGCTGGTCATCAACATTGTCAGTCCTGTGAGATGGATATGGGGTGGGATCAGCGAAGTGATGGACCTTTAAGATTGAGTGGAAATGGAGACAACACGTGCGCGATTTTTCCTTGACCCGTAGCCGGAGCGATAGTACAGCCATCAACACTTGAGTCTTATCAACATCTCAAATACACTCATCACTTCATCATCAATTCAGCAACTAAGAACTATGTACACAAGTCGGTCAGAGTAGATCCACAAAACCTGTCTCTCTACTGGCGATAAGTCTCCCAAGCGGTGTGAAGGCGAGTCTCCTGGCCGGGAGTAAACTCCTCATAACAGATACTATGTCAAATTAGTCATTGATAAGCCAGAAAATGTATAGAAAGTCCTTACTCGTCAGAATAATCCATGTAATTGTGGATGGGGTCATCGCCAGGCTGGTTTGGGCACGTATCCGAGCGGGCAGGGCAACCCGATGTGTTTTTACCCTGGGCAGGGGTATCGCTAACAAAGTCTCCACTGCCAGTGCAGCCGCCCTGGAAAGTATGGAAGAGATTGAACCAGTGTCCAATCTCGTGGACAGCAGTTCCACCCAGGTTGTATGGTTCAGCAGTTCCGCCGGGGACGGTTTGCGCATCAATGACGCAACCGTCCTTGATGAAAGTCGTGGATCCAGCTGTCACCCCAGGCTCGGGGAAGTGGCAGTAGCCGAGAGCCGTGCGGCCATCCAGCTTGGGAGTGTCAACAAAGTAGAGGTTGAGAGTGCTGTAATCTCCTTTACGGAGCTGCCTCTTCATCGCAACCTCGCCGTTGCCAGCAGCCCAGTTGATGTTTGTGGTGAAATCGGTGCCCGCCAGCCTGAACGTAACTCCATGGGGGCCATAAGAATCGTTCATGTAGACCAGCTGGTCTTGTAGCTGCTTTTGGGTGATGTActtggatgaggaagacgagacAACATGGAAATATGTTTCAACAGTGATGGAGGCCCTGGCGGCGATTCTGGCGGTTtcctcaatggccttgagaGTTGCGGCATTGTCCAACTGTTCCGGTGTAGGATCAGAGACGGCGCAACGAGGGGGGAGGGCCAGGACACCGGCGGTGCCGAGAAGAACAGCGAGAATAGACTTGGAAACCATGATGAAAGCGGAGTAGTAGTCAGACTGAAGATGGACGAAGCTGAGATGATATTGTTCAAACGAGCCGTAATTCTCTcagtatttatattctttactATCTTTGAGCACTTATCGCGAGAACGGACAATTTGATGCCGTGATACACGGATATGTCGATCCTCGCCCTCTTTGTTGTGTTCAGCCGTGGTCTCTCGTATACCGAACTATCCCTCCTGCCAAGTTGGAAATAGTCATAGCCAGGAAGGCCGTCGATATCACGCCAGAGTAGCTGAAAGAAGCGTCCTGTCGCCGCCCTTGTTAGTCCATAGAAAGCCCTGCTAAGTCCTTGGTCCAGGTCCAGAGCGTGACTATGCAAATCCACCTTCCGTGGAAGGAAGTGGAGTCCGCGCTCATTGAACGAAACCCTAGATAAACGAGAGGACACCTGCCAATCACGGACGAGGGCTTTTTGTGCAAGGGACGGCTTGGCAGCCTAGCTCATCGTGTCAATGTAACCTATCGTGGATGCCTCGGCTGTTGCCAGTGCTATTAAGGGAGCAGGAAACTCGTGTGGCCATTGAGAGTGCAAATGCTTTAATCTAATCTAACGGTCGAGGCGTGGGGAGATGTTTGAAGAGCTTCCCTATTGGGCACGCCGTCTTATGCTTAAGAGGTACGCTCCGGTTCGGAGACAGGGGTGTGTGCCGATCAATGCCCTGGTCTGGAAGACACCGAACGGAGGCCAGGGCCTTCGAAGCACATGCGTGAAGCTCCGGAACTTTTGTCAAGGTTCTGCGATTGAAAGGTCAAGGCTCAATTCTATCCGGCAGACTCGGACTTGTACGGGATGGCCTCAACCTCCCCCCAGAGCTATTTGAAACGGTTCCAGATTTAGGCTCAGTTTACTACTGTCTCAAAGAAGAACCCTGTCAGGTCACCCGTTCTCGATTGGTGTGTAGGGTAGGTAGGTGATCCGACGACCCGGAAGTGATCGTACAGGACAGGCGATTCTGGCACAAGTGGTCATGATTTATATTAGAGATACCGGTATGAGATGTTAATACATAATGATAGTGTAGCTTGAGGTGCATTTATGAGTGAATTTAGGTTGTAGAAGCCTGCGATTGTTTCGCAACCCCGCCGAGGCGTTTCGATCACTAGCATGTTGGGACTTGCGATAGTAGTCATTACCGACCAAGACCAACATTGTTAGATAAGAATTTGACATTTGATACATGTAAGAAATAGACAGAGAAGCAAACCAATGGGGGAAAATCTCGTTTAGTTAATGCAGACGATTCGCCCCGACTTCTTCACCTCGCGATCAGGCTTGGTGCCAAGTTTTTGCAGAGCGCTACCAACGTTTTCTTTTGTCGTCGGAGACGTCTTGTGCACCATACCAGAACCTCTCTTTCCAATGATATAGTTTAAATGTTCGATTGGTGGTTGTCATGGACTTCTCTCAGTAGCCATCTGTGATTTAGCTTATCCCTGAACCTCAGGCGCTTAGAACGTCAATCACAAGGCGCCAGCCTCCAAGTCCCTTGCAGCACGCGCCGAGTGGGTGACTAAGCGCCGTGGCTGAAACTCAATTTGATGGAGACCCTCAGCAACGCGATTCttgctcctccatcttccctCGCCCAACCCGAATGAGCATCAAGTCCTTTGACGCAATACCGAATACCGAATCGATGTTGAAGAGAAGCACGGTTGATCCCGCTGGGGATCTTGTTCTAGTCTCACCGTACGACCCTCAAACCGATGCTCCCTCAAAAAACGCCTCCGAAAAGGAGGATCAACCCAAGtctgaagatgaggagaaggagaccaCCGCCCAGCTCGAGGACAGAGAGATATTAGTATCCTCAAAAATTCTCTCAAATGCATCCCCAGTATTCCAAGCCATGCTCGACGGGAGGTTTCTCGAGGGAGTCCAACTGTCCGACTCAAAGGCATCACCAGACCAGGAACCATATCGACTATTGCTTCCTGATGATGACTTCACAGCCATGCTTCTTCTATGCAGGATACTACATTTTAAGTTCAAGGGAATCCCCGAACAGCCCCGAAGCAACCTACTTCTCGCCCTTGCTGGCGTGTGCGACAAGTATCAATGCACTCAGACTCTCAAGTACTGTGGCGCCCTATGGCTTAGGAATTGGACGTCTTCACTGCCTGATGCGGAAGAAGCGTCCATTGAAAACATTTCCCGTCTTCTCATCTTCGCTTATGTGG includes:
- a CDS encoding Peptidase-M43 domain-containing protein yields the protein MVSKSILAVLLGTAGVLALPPRCAVSDPTPEQLDNAATLKAIEETARIAARASITVETYFHVVSSSSSKYITQKQLQDQLVYMNDSYGPHGVTFRLAGTDFTTNINWAAGNGEVAMKRQLRKGDYSTLNLYFVDTPKLDGRTALGYCHFPEPGVTAGSTTFIKDGCVIDAQTVPGGTAEPYNLGGTAVHEIGHWFNLFHTFQGGCTGSGDFVSDTPAQGKNTSGCPARSDTCPNQPGDDPIHNYMDYSDDICYEEFTPGQETRLHTAWETYRQ